One genomic region from Candidatus Caldarchaeum subterraneum encodes:
- a CDS encoding metal dependent repressor, DtxR family codes for MPKFILQQVESSYLLELYRAHENQHTPTTGELAKAFAVKPASAVDVLNRLSEKKLVTKIGWGKFSLTPRGHAVALRVIHNHRILETFFHKELGLETDKACIEASRIDYAIGDEVVIRLCQRLNNPSTCIHGKEVKHPRCAQK; via the coding sequence ATGCCTAAATTTATTCTCCAACAAGTCGAATCATCATACCTACTCGAGCTGTATAGGGCGCATGAAAACCAGCACACACCCACCACAGGAGAACTAGCAAAAGCTTTCGCAGTCAAACCAGCCTCCGCCGTCGACGTCCTCAACAGACTCTCCGAGAAAAAATTGGTCACAAAAATAGGATGGGGAAAGTTCAGCCTCACACCACGGGGCCACGCGGTCGCCCTAAGAGTAATACACAACCACCGCATCCTTGAAACATTCTTCCACAAAGAACTCGGATTAGAAACTGATAAAGCATGCATAGAAGCCAGTCGAATAGACTATGCAATCGGTGACGAAGTAGTCATAAGACTCTGCCAACGCCTCAACAACCCCTCAACATGCATACACGGTAAGGAGGTGAAGCATCCGAGATGCGCGCAAAAGTAG
- a CDS encoding dolichol-phosphate mannosyltransferase, whose product MERAADICVVIPTYNEAMNIGKILQQIMQLPFPRLWAVVVDDGSPDGTADVVKKISETNPRIILHNRGAKKGLGSAYYEGFKIALTLNPRVILSMDADGSHPVELVPELVKAVEDGADAAVASRYIRGGKWSSDFSRMLVSRGANLLARLATGAKLRDMTSGYRAYSQRAVQHLVEKPFEKGYVFQVELLHRLLSQGYKVVEIPLVFMPRMAGKSKLSKKEIVNFLRWSMKTLLARIMGR is encoded by the coding sequence ATGGAGAGAGCTGCAGACATCTGTGTTGTCATCCCCACCTACAACGAGGCGATGAACATAGGGAAAATTCTCCAGCAGATTATGCAGCTGCCGTTTCCTAGACTTTGGGCGGTGGTTGTTGACGACGGGAGCCCCGACGGAACCGCCGATGTGGTGAAGAAAATCAGCGAAACAAACCCCCGAATAATCCTGCATAACAGAGGCGCGAAAAAAGGACTCGGCTCCGCCTACTATGAAGGATTCAAAATCGCTCTCACCCTAAACCCTCGTGTCATATTGTCGATGGATGCCGATGGCTCCCACCCGGTTGAACTTGTTCCCGAGCTTGTCAAAGCAGTTGAGGATGGGGCCGACGCGGCTGTTGCTTCACGGTATATCAGGGGAGGTAAATGGTCTTCAGACTTTTCCCGCATGCTAGTAAGCAGGGGCGCCAACCTCCTCGCGCGCTTGGCCACCGGGGCGAAGCTGAGGGACATGACCTCGGGCTACAGAGCCTACAGCCAAAGAGCCGTCCAACATCTGGTCGAGAAACCTTTCGAGAAAGGCTACGTGTTTCAAGTAGAGCTGCTTCACCGCCTTCTCAGCCAAGGCTACAAAGTCGTCGAGATACCCCTGGTCTTTATGCCGCGGATGGCCGGCAAATCTAAACTCTCGAAAAAAGAAATAGTCAATTTCCTCCGCTGGAGTATGAAGACGTTGTTAGCGAGAATCATGGGGAGGTGA
- a CDS encoding thiolase yields MTKTYVTAYAETPLSRARVDKGEKRLTIEQYYAWALSMVLQQTGLSLNDLRGIGVGVTGSAYPRAEIWSAEVVQNLGLEPRLLLRGDHGGANGAALLVAGALAIQAGYVDHFLILGADTPMNITGEAALTWRYELDYLMPVGMMGPNSMAAMMMQRQIHQYGYKPEHYGKISVSQRENASKNPNAYFRTPLKMDEYLNSPLISDPLRMLDICPFVNGGFALLLSRDTVAKKVTDKPVKVAGFGSWHNLDAPNSLKDITTTGVKNAVKQALEMSGTKQRDIGLFNAYDDYTPVVIMQLEDAGFCEKGKAGKFLEETDITYKGHLPLNTGGGLLSYGQAGMAGGMHHLVEAVRQQRGEAGERQVKDLRYSLVTAVGALEHGGTFINNYAIVFGGE; encoded by the coding sequence ATGACCAAAACATATGTTACGGCTTATGCGGAGACACCGCTAAGCAGGGCACGGGTTGACAAAGGTGAGAAGAGGCTAACGATTGAGCAGTATTATGCATGGGCGCTAAGCATGGTTCTTCAGCAGACGGGCCTATCCCTAAATGACCTCAGGGGGATTGGCGTGGGTGTGACGGGTTCGGCGTATCCGCGTGCAGAGATTTGGTCGGCTGAGGTTGTTCAAAACCTTGGACTAGAGCCTCGGCTGCTGCTGCGGGGAGACCATGGAGGAGCTAATGGAGCCGCTTTGCTTGTTGCTGGTGCGTTAGCGATACAGGCTGGATACGTCGACCATTTCCTCATCCTCGGCGCAGACACCCCCATGAACATCACTGGAGAGGCTGCCCTAACCTGGCGTTATGAGCTCGACTACCTCATGCCCGTGGGAATGATGGGGCCCAACAGCATGGCCGCTATGATGATGCAGCGCCAAATCCATCAATACGGCTACAAACCCGAACACTACGGCAAAATCTCAGTCTCGCAGAGAGAAAACGCATCCAAGAACCCCAACGCATACTTCCGCACACCCTTGAAGATGGATGAGTATCTCAATTCGCCGCTCATCTCCGACCCGTTGCGGATGCTCGACATCTGCCCATTCGTGAACGGCGGCTTCGCCCTCCTCCTTTCACGAGACACGGTGGCGAAAAAAGTCACGGACAAACCTGTTAAAGTGGCCGGCTTCGGCTCATGGCACAACCTCGACGCACCCAACAGCCTCAAAGACATCACGACGACTGGAGTCAAAAACGCTGTCAAACAAGCTTTGGAGATGAGTGGAACCAAACAGAGAGATATCGGGCTGTTCAACGCCTACGACGACTACACACCCGTCGTGATAATGCAGCTGGAGGACGCAGGTTTCTGCGAAAAAGGAAAAGCTGGAAAATTCCTCGAGGAAACAGACATCACCTACAAGGGACACCTACCTTTGAACACTGGCGGCGGCCTCCTCTCATACGGACAGGCGGGCATGGCTGGTGGGATGCATCATCTTGTCGAGGCCGTGCGGCAACAGAGAGGAGAAGCTGGTGAAAGACAGGTAAAGGACCTAAGATACTCGCTTGTAACAGCTGTGGGAGCGTTGGAACACGGCGGAACATTCATCAACAACTACGCCATAGTCTTTGGAGGTGAATAG
- a CDS encoding hypothetical protein (heat shock protein DnaJ-like) yields the protein MPPMTPLEAFALALTGATAALIAYSLQRTRSDRNRASEWPFSVLGVNPDDPLDEIKKTYRSLVKRYHPDTLPQDASPQVRRLYEERLIKLNTAYKTILSIREVEPKKPTVGEEMLAPVEEMLRLAKNAAENDARKALENAYTAAETLVKTLHNSMGLVGRSSHYYDLLTDLMINDVITVEEFEVLAEARRYTSMGNGREHATNVHNFVEKLWEVYLKIRRRYIR from the coding sequence TTGCCCCCGATGACGCCTCTCGAGGCCTTCGCCTTAGCCCTGACAGGAGCAACTGCAGCCCTAATCGCCTACAGCCTACAGCGAACACGCAGCGACAGAAACAGGGCCTCGGAGTGGCCTTTCTCGGTTCTCGGCGTAAACCCAGACGACCCGCTTGACGAGATAAAGAAAACCTACCGCTCGCTTGTGAAACGGTATCATCCCGACACCCTCCCCCAAGACGCATCTCCACAGGTGAGGAGGCTGTATGAGGAGCGGCTCATCAAGCTGAACACGGCCTACAAAACCATTTTATCGATTCGAGAAGTTGAGCCAAAAAAGCCAACAGTAGGGGAGGAGATGCTGGCGCCTGTTGAGGAGATGCTCCGATTAGCGAAAAACGCGGCGGAAAATGATGCCAGAAAAGCTCTGGAAAACGCTTACACAGCAGCGGAAACACTCGTCAAAACTCTTCACAACTCGATGGGGCTTGTGGGGAGATCGTCCCACTACTATGACCTCTTGACAGACCTTATGATTAACGACGTCATCACTGTTGAAGAGTTCGAGGTACTTGCAGAGGCTCGGCGCTACACCAGCATGGGAAACGGCCGAGAACATGCAACTAATGTTCACAACTTTGTTGAGAAGCTTTGGGAAGTTTACTTAAAAATCCGGCGGCGATACATCCGCTGA
- a CDS encoding type II secretion system protein E, with product MHVGGLGKYIYRFNGSEMALENLVDFLLRFFIGTQLGLITLIAVAAAVSAAVVILKTRRRSSAEEPLVLEAEETSAPEVIDQYVVDDIIRVTILKQDYSSKYVAEEPSLTEDEEEIVRRVEQQYVKKGGDPFKLLEEYKVSEDREKVLKYFLWKNLRGGWKLEPLMRDEGLEDITITKPGPVYVIHRRHPDLGWIETNITLTAEELDKQARMLAERNGAELSIAKPAAEIMTGEGDRIALTYAGELTPGTSTITIRKFPRSPYTIIDLIRRGTLTVVTAAYLWTALENKKFVMVAGPTGSGKTTLLSALLQLLPSNAKLLTLEDYHPEINLSWHKNWHRFVTRRTLGETAYSLADILRLSLRHRPDYTIVGEVRGVEARVMFSAAATGHGMASTIHAESLEDVYQRLTGASMGVLKEELSFLNVVALVRNTSRGRRVVGVWEIERTGNEHLISWYDEESGKFFPETGKQLVVSSPMLVHNPALRRDYENKLNILEYLMSSGEELKAEQLAEVVEKLRKELRLVTS from the coding sequence TTGCACGTAGGTGGGCTAGGTAAATATATTTACCGCTTTAACGGCTCTGAAATGGCCTTGGAGAACCTCGTCGACTTCCTGCTACGGTTCTTCATCGGAACCCAGCTCGGGCTCATAACATTGATAGCGGTGGCTGCCGCGGTTTCAGCGGCCGTGGTTATTTTGAAAACTCGGCGTAGAAGCAGTGCCGAGGAGCCGCTGGTTTTGGAGGCCGAGGAAACCTCTGCACCCGAGGTCATAGACCAGTATGTGGTGGATGACATTATCAGAGTCACGATACTGAAACAGGATTATTCGAGCAAGTATGTTGCTGAGGAGCCGAGCCTGACCGAGGATGAGGAGGAGATAGTTAGACGGGTTGAGCAGCAGTATGTGAAGAAAGGCGGTGACCCGTTCAAGCTGCTGGAAGAATACAAAGTCTCCGAGGACCGTGAAAAGGTTTTGAAATATTTTCTCTGGAAAAATCTGCGGGGCGGGTGGAAGCTCGAGCCCTTGATGAGGGATGAGGGGCTTGAGGACATAACCATCACCAAGCCGGGCCCGGTATACGTCATACACAGACGCCACCCCGACCTCGGGTGGATAGAGACAAACATCACACTGACCGCGGAGGAGCTGGATAAGCAGGCGAGGATGCTTGCCGAGCGAAATGGTGCTGAGCTGAGCATAGCCAAGCCCGCCGCCGAAATCATGACGGGCGAGGGAGACCGTATAGCGTTGACTTATGCTGGCGAGCTTACGCCCGGAACAAGCACCATCACGATTAGAAAGTTTCCGCGAAGCCCCTACACCATCATCGACCTGATACGTAGAGGAACCTTGACCGTTGTAACGGCTGCTTATCTCTGGACAGCTCTCGAGAACAAGAAGTTTGTCATGGTTGCCGGGCCCACCGGCAGCGGAAAAACAACTCTTCTCTCGGCGCTTCTCCAGCTACTGCCCTCTAACGCAAAACTGTTGACTCTCGAGGATTATCATCCCGAGATAAACCTCTCATGGCACAAGAACTGGCACCGCTTTGTTACACGGAGAACTCTCGGCGAAACCGCCTACTCTCTCGCAGACATTCTACGGCTGAGCCTGCGGCACAGGCCTGACTACACCATTGTAGGGGAGGTCAGAGGTGTGGAGGCAAGGGTTATGTTCTCGGCTGCGGCAACTGGACACGGCATGGCTTCAACCATACATGCCGAGAGTCTGGAAGATGTTTACCAGAGGTTGACTGGTGCGAGCATGGGGGTTCTGAAAGAGGAGCTCTCGTTCCTCAACGTGGTGGCGTTGGTGAGGAATACTTCGCGCGGTAGAAGGGTTGTCGGAGTTTGGGAAATTGAGAGAACAGGAAACGAGCATCTCATAAGCTGGTATGACGAGGAGTCTGGAAAATTCTTCCCCGAAACAGGAAAACAGCTGGTCGTCAGCTCACCCATGTTGGTGCACAACCCTGCTCTCAGAAGAGACTATGAAAAC
- a CDS encoding thioesterase superfamily protein — translation MTRFRVGFQDTDSTGRVYFPSYVRWFDIAFIERLRSRGIVFDPQGRLKTGNTLLNSTLVIGEYHCRIEKPSGYDDEVEVEIASSEPGNKSLKVFFNLRDPWGSLLAHGYITYVMVDLETGRAVPLDEKLLKTILDNSRAKT, via the coding sequence ATGACAAGGTTCAGGGTAGGGTTTCAGGACACCGACTCCACTGGACGCGTCTACTTCCCATCCTACGTGAGATGGTTTGACATAGCGTTCATAGAGCGTCTACGCAGCCGTGGAATAGTCTTCGACCCTCAGGGACGGCTCAAAACAGGGAACACTCTGTTGAACTCAACCCTCGTGATAGGTGAGTATCACTGCAGGATAGAGAAGCCTTCTGGCTACGATGACGAGGTGGAGGTGGAGATAGCCTCGTCCGAGCCCGGGAACAAATCTCTAAAAGTCTTTTTCAACCTAAGAGACCCGTGGGGAAGCCTGTTGGCCCACGGCTACATCACCTATGTAATGGTTGACCTTGAGACGGGGAGGGCTGTTCCTCTGGACGAAAAATTACTCAAAACCATTTTAGATAATTCGAGGGCAAAAACGTAA
- a CDS encoding ADP-ribose pyrophosphatase (NUDIX hydrolase), whose translation MRFVKEVVVHPGAVAVVPLLNESELVLVEQFRAAVGEVLVEVPAGTLENESPEECAARELEEETGYSAGSLKKIGEFYLAPGYSTELMHVYLAKNLRKTEGRNMPDEKISVITCGLEEAFEMVRSGRIRDAKSIAALSLARMFNERG comes from the coding sequence GTGCGGTTTGTTAAGGAAGTGGTTGTTCATCCGGGTGCTGTGGCTGTTGTCCCATTGCTGAATGAGTCGGAGCTTGTTTTGGTTGAACAGTTTAGGGCAGCTGTGGGCGAGGTGCTTGTCGAGGTTCCCGCGGGCACGCTGGAAAATGAGTCGCCCGAGGAATGTGCAGCCCGTGAGCTGGAGGAGGAGACGGGATACTCAGCCGGCTCCTTAAAGAAAATAGGTGAATTCTACCTTGCACCAGGCTACTCCACTGAGTTGATGCACGTCTATCTCGCGAAAAACCTTAGGAAAACAGAGGGCCGCAACATGCCAGACGAGAAAATAAGCGTCATCACCTGCGGCTTGGAGGAGGCCTTTGAAATGGTTCGGAGCGGCAGGATACGGGACGCGAAAAGCATAGCAGCCCTCTCTCTGGCGAGGATGTTCAACGAACGGGGCTAA
- a CDS encoding thiamine monophosphate kinase: MPKLSELGEKRLIQYLVEHLDWPRDGLLPPGDDAAAFWFTGQLVASVDTLVWETDVPPRMTFRQVGWKAVTAAVSDLAAKGARPKYILLSLALKPSTEFSEFLDLVNGAQEASKKYGAAIVGGDINESSSHSISVTALGSSEKLLSRVGASPGDMLATTGLFGKTFTGLHAAMNSRPCERELAEAVYSPVARVDEGVALATCGGVSACIDSSDGLAESLHQLSEANDVGFIVDSLPLDSSAQRYCVDNNLDPVEAVFYGGEEYELVFTVKPGWGDVVEKALARLGKEVVWIGSVNQGRGVYFQGKPVERRGWQHFSPVR; encoded by the coding sequence GTGCCTAAGCTGTCGGAGCTCGGTGAAAAACGTCTGATACAATACTTAGTGGAGCATCTTGACTGGCCGAGGGACGGCCTTCTGCCGCCCGGGGATGACGCCGCGGCTTTCTGGTTCACAGGCCAGCTCGTAGCATCTGTAGACACCCTCGTCTGGGAAACAGATGTTCCACCACGGATGACGTTCCGCCAAGTGGGCTGGAAAGCTGTAACAGCAGCGGTAAGCGACCTCGCCGCAAAAGGAGCAAGGCCAAAATACATCCTACTATCGCTGGCCCTCAAACCCTCCACAGAGTTCAGCGAGTTCCTCGACCTCGTAAACGGTGCACAAGAGGCCTCGAAGAAATACGGCGCAGCGATAGTGGGCGGCGACATCAACGAAAGCAGTTCACACTCCATCTCTGTCACTGCACTCGGCTCCTCCGAAAAACTCCTCAGCCGCGTCGGCGCCTCTCCGGGAGACATGCTCGCCACCACGGGACTCTTCGGCAAAACCTTCACAGGTTTACACGCAGCCATGAATTCGCGGCCCTGTGAACGAGAGTTGGCTGAGGCAGTTTACAGCCCTGTGGCCCGCGTTGACGAAGGAGTTGCTCTCGCCACATGCGGAGGCGTCTCGGCTTGCATTGACTCCAGCGATGGGTTGGCCGAGTCGCTTCACCAACTCAGCGAAGCAAATGATGTGGGCTTTATCGTTGACTCTCTACCATTAGACTCCTCGGCGCAGCGATACTGTGTTGATAACAATCTTGACCCTGTGGAGGCTGTTTTCTACGGCGGTGAAGAATATGAGCTGGTTTTCACGGTTAAGCCGGGATGGGGAGATGTTGTGGAGAAGGCTTTGGCGCGTCTGGGGAAAGAGGTTGTCTGGATAGGGTCTGTCAACCAAGGACGGGGAGTGTATTTTCAGGGCAAGCCTGTTGAGAGAAGAGGCTGGCAGCACTTTAGCCCCGTTCGTTGA
- a CDS encoding zinc ABC transporter permease, with product MIEAFSQPFMQRAFGAAIVTGLLLPLIGNYLVPKRLSLVGDASSHAAFAVIALSSLLGFGATFLTYIAPVAAIYTILQLMRRFHVSGDQALATLLAVGGATASLAISLGARVNLNAILFGSIILVQVEDIIVGASVAAFVTLFVAGNFGKTLVYTVSEELAKVRGVQVETYTLVFAVAAGLSIVTGIKIAGVLLVTALLAIPTTAASLISNSFKKSIMLSMLFGGTSTTLGVLMSYFLDIAPGAASVMVLMIFLVFCLVLRSMRIRI from the coding sequence ATGATTGAAGCCTTTTCGCAGCCGTTTATGCAGAGGGCTTTCGGGGCAGCTATTGTAACCGGTCTGCTGCTCCCTCTAATAGGAAATTACCTCGTGCCCAAGAGACTCTCCCTTGTGGGCGACGCATCGTCCCACGCAGCATTCGCCGTAATCGCTTTGTCGAGCCTTCTCGGATTCGGAGCAACGTTTCTCACATACATAGCGCCCGTCGCAGCCATCTACACAATTCTCCAGCTAATGAGAAGGTTCCACGTATCAGGTGACCAAGCTCTCGCCACATTACTCGCCGTCGGCGGAGCAACAGCCTCGCTCGCCATCTCTTTAGGCGCCAGGGTGAACCTAAACGCCATCCTCTTCGGAAGCATCATCTTGGTCCAGGTCGAAGACATTATAGTAGGAGCCTCTGTAGCCGCGTTCGTCACTCTCTTCGTCGCCGGCAACTTCGGCAAAACACTTGTCTACACCGTAAGCGAGGAGCTCGCAAAAGTGAGAGGAGTGCAAGTCGAGACATACACTCTAGTCTTCGCCGTTGCCGCGGGTCTCTCGATAGTGACCGGCATAAAGATAGCCGGGGTCCTCCTCGTTACGGCGCTTCTCGCCATACCGACTACTGCGGCTTCTCTCATCTCAAACTCTTTCAAAAAATCAATCATGTTATCCATGCTGTTCGGCGGAACGTCTACGACTTTGGGTGTCCTTATGTCTTACTTCCTCGACATCGCACCTGGCGCGGCCTCTGTCATGGTTTTGATGATTTTCTTGGTTTTTTGTCTGGTGTTGCGTAGCATGAGGATAAGAATATAG
- a CDS encoding conserved hypothetical protein (alcohol dehydrogenase GroES domain protein) — protein sequence MKELFKMWSHTQMITAFIVSAGLCAALLFVFAALPIWLIPGVTALNLSPMVVNEVSVVGSRCGPFKPAIKALATGMVQVEKLIDRVFSLDEYEEAFALAAEKETLKVLLRIM from the coding sequence GTGAAAGAACTGTTTAAGATGTGGTCTCACACACAGATGATAACAGCTTTCATCGTGTCGGCGGGGTTGTGCGCTGCTCTTCTCTTTGTCTTCGCAGCCCTTCCGATATGGCTTATCCCCGGCGTGACAGCCCTCAACCTATCTCCGATGGTGGTGAACGAGGTTAGTGTTGTGGGTTCGCGATGCGGGCCTTTCAAGCCCGCAATCAAAGCTCTAGCAACAGGCATGGTCCAAGTTGAAAAACTGATTGACCGCGTCTTCAGCCTAGACGAGTACGAGGAGGCTTTCGCCCTTGCTGCGGAGAAAGAGACCCTAAAGGTTTTGTTAAGAATTATGTAG
- a CDS encoding UspA domain protein translates to MFRKVLVAVDGSEFSKKAVDVAVRLCKQLGAEISFVHVVQQPPYLFAASGVPPAALKQFIDDAVREGRRYVEEAVETAARMGVKAVGEVLEMRPSVVEAITGFAETHGVDLIVTGTRGLSGFKKVVLGSVASGVVSHAHCSVLVVK, encoded by the coding sequence GTGTTCAGGAAAGTTTTGGTAGCCGTGGACGGCTCAGAATTTAGTAAAAAAGCTGTGGATGTTGCTGTGCGGCTATGCAAACAATTGGGAGCCGAGATATCCTTTGTTCACGTGGTTCAGCAGCCTCCGTATCTTTTCGCGGCTTCAGGCGTTCCCCCCGCTGCGTTGAAGCAGTTTATCGACGACGCTGTGAGGGAGGGGAGACGATATGTTGAGGAAGCTGTTGAGACTGCTGCGAGGATGGGTGTGAAAGCTGTTGGAGAAGTGTTGGAGATGAGGCCTTCGGTGGTTGAGGCTATCACGGGTTTCGCTGAAACACATGGTGTTGACTTGATAGTGACGGGGACGCGTGGGTTGAGCGGTTTCAAGAAAGTTGTGCTGGGCAGCGTTGCAAGCGGAGTAGTCTCACACGCCCACTGCTCGGTTCTCGTCGTCAAGTAG
- a CDS encoding zinc ABC transporter ATP-binding protein, whose amino-acid sequence MLSNPETAVELEKVTVSYSRNTPILDNVSLKVLMGERLFIIGPNGGGKTTLLKTMVGVLRPDRGTVKLFGVPIQRFRERWRLGYVPQNAAALFERTPLSVEELLRSGAQTGRALDPVEALALVGVDEPDKILHIRVSDLSGGNLQKTMLALALINKPQLLILDEPTVYVDQTGVAALMNVVNRVNRDWGMTVIIATHDVAAISTLASRVVCINRSALYDGDIAHLLSSEELCRIYGFHVYTIQHGHRWSET is encoded by the coding sequence ATGCTTTCGAACCCTGAGACAGCGGTAGAACTCGAGAAGGTCACTGTCTCATACTCCAGAAACACACCTATCCTCGACAACGTCAGCCTAAAGGTTCTCATGGGCGAGAGGCTGTTCATCATAGGGCCCAACGGCGGCGGAAAGACAACCCTGCTCAAAACCATGGTTGGGGTGTTGAGGCCTGACAGGGGCACGGTCAAGCTATTCGGCGTCCCAATCCAGAGGTTTAGGGAACGGTGGAGGCTGGGATATGTCCCACAAAACGCCGCGGCACTTTTTGAAAGAACTCCGCTCAGCGTTGAGGAGCTTCTCCGCTCAGGAGCGCAGACCGGGAGAGCGCTTGACCCTGTCGAGGCCCTCGCGCTTGTGGGAGTGGACGAGCCCGACAAAATCCTACACATACGTGTCAGCGACCTCTCCGGCGGAAACCTGCAGAAAACCATGCTCGCACTAGCCCTGATAAACAAGCCGCAGCTCCTCATACTCGACGAGCCCACAGTCTACGTTGACCAGACAGGTGTCGCGGCGTTGATGAATGTAGTCAACCGGGTGAATAGAGACTGGGGGATGACTGTGATAATCGCGACACATGACGTAGCAGCCATCTCAACTCTCGCCTCAAGAGTTGTCTGCATAAACAGGTCGGCGCTCTACGACGGCGACATAGCGCATCTTCTCAGCTCAGAAGAGCTTTGCAGAATATACGGCTTCCACGTCTACACAATTCAGCATGGTCATAGATGGTCTGAGACATGA